CCGCGAGGCGTGGGGGTTCGAGTCCCTTCACCCGCACTTAGCCGGCTTAGCTCAGTTGGTAGAGCATCTGATTTGTAATCAGAGGGTCGAGGGTTCAAGTCCTTTAGCCGGCATTAAAACCAAATTTGCGGAAGTAGTTCAGTGGTAGAACACCACCTTGCCAAGGTGGGGGTCGCGGGTTCGAACCCCGTCTTCCGCTTAGCCAATGTAAAACCATGGCCCATGCCGGGGTGGCGGAATTGGCAGACGCACAGGACTTAAAATCCTGCGGTCAGTGATGACCGTACCGGTTCGACCCCGGTCCTCGGCATTAACTAAATATACAATGCACCCATAGCTCAATTGGATAGAGTACTTGACTACGAATCAAGCGGTTACAGGTTCGACTCCTGTTGGGTGCATATTCGGGAATTAGCTCAGCTTGGTAGAGCACTTGGTTTGGGACCAAGGGGTCGTAGGTTCGAATCCTGTATTCCCGATTTCTTATGGGGGCTTAGCTCAGCTGGGAGAGCGCCTGCTTTGCACGCAGGAGGTCAGCGGTTCGATCCCGCTAGTCTCCATTAAATTTAATATCATGGCGGTGTAGCTCAGCTGGCTAGAGCGTCCGGTTCATACCCGGGAGGTCGGGGGTTCGATCCCCTTCGCCGCTATTTCTTTAGAGCTTGGACCTTTAGCTCAGGTGGTTAGAGCAGACGGCTCATAACCGTCCGGTCGTAGGTTCGAGTCCTACAAGGTCCATAGTTATATCTTGGAGGATTACCCAAGTCCGGCTGAAGGGAACGGTCTTGAAAACCGTCAGGCGTGTAAAAGCGTGCAAGGGTTCGAATCCCTTATCCTCCTTAATATTATCGCGGGGTGGAGCAGTTGGCAGCTCGTCGGGCTCATAACCCGAAGGTCGTAGGTTCGAGTCCTACTCCCGCAATTAGGTTCCGTGGTGTAGGGGTTAACATGCCTGCCTGTCACGCAGGAGATCGCGGGTTCGATTCCCGTCGGGACCGTTAGATGAATATAATATTCGCTAGGCTCGGTAGCTCAGTTGGTAGAGCACTTGATTGAAGCTCAAGGTGTCGGCAGTTCGATTCTGTCCCGAGCCATTCTAAATATAATGCGGGTGTAGTTTAGTGGTAAAACTACAGCCTTCCAAGCTGTTGTCGCGAGTTCGATTCTCGTCACCCGCTTTAAATATTTAGGGCCTATAGCTCAGCTGGTTAGAGCGCACGCCTGATAAGCGTGAGGTCGATGGTTCGAGTCCATTTAGGCCCATTAATAACTTTGTTATTAGAAAATAATAAAATCTTGGATGATGGGGAAGTACTCAAGAGGCTGAAGAGGCGCCCCTGCTAAGGGTGTAGGTCGGGAAACCGGCGCGAGGGTTCAAATCCCTCCTTCTCCGTTTTATTATTTGTTATCCTGGCCCGTTGGTCAAGCGGTTAAGACACCGCCCTTTCACGGCGGTAACACGGGTTCGAGTCCCGTACGGGTCATATTTGGAGGTTTAGCTCAGCTGGGAGAGCATCTGCCTTACAAGCAGAGGGTCAGCGGTTCGATCCCGTTAACCTCCATCTCATAGTGGTTCCGTGGTGTAGGGGTTAACATGCCTGCCTGTCACGCAGGAGATCGCGGGTTCGATTCCCGTCGGGACCGCTCTTTATAAAATGCGGGTGTAGTTTAGTGGTAAAACTACAGCCTTCCAAGCTGTTGTCGCGAGTTCGATTCTCGTCACCCGCTTTATTCTCTTATATTGGCCCGTTGGTCAAGCGGTTAAGACACCGCCCTTTCACGGCGGTAACACGGGTTCGAGTCCCGTACGGGTCATCGCTTAAGCCTACTGATAAGTAGGCTTTTTGTTTTGATAAATTACGAATTAGAATAGAAAAAATCGCCTTATTCACTTAAATAAGGCGATTTATTTGTAAAATAATGGAGCCGAGGGGAGTCGAACCCCTGTCCAAGTATATCGACACAATCAAATCTACATTCATAGTTTATCTATTTAAGTTTCGCTACTGATTAGCTGATAAACAAGCATCATCTTAAGCTAGCCTGATAATCTCTTATTCACTTAGACAGGCGGAAAAGTGAATCGTATCCCACTGATTATAGGACCTGGACCCGAGCACATGGGCGATGCCGGACAGATCTTAGCTAGCAGTTATTAAGCTGCGAAAGCTAAAGTGTTTGTTTGTTGTTTGTCAGTTATATTTAACTGTAACGTTTTTACGTAGACGTAACCTACGGAATGCATTGAAAGCTCAACCTATACCTGTCGAATCCGTAACGACCCCGTATAAAAGTAAAAACCTAGGGAATTCCCTAGGTTCCTATTGTAACAAAGTTTTAAATGACATGCAATTCTTTAATAATCACGCATTTTTATTGGAATGAAACTAAATTCATCGTCTTTTGCTTCTTTACGGAGAGCAAAGTGATTCGTTTGGTTTAATGCCTTTAAGTTAAATTTCCCTTCAGAATATTCAACAATGTTCAATGAAGCATTTCCAATAAGTTCTGATAATTGAAAGTCTGGAATTAATTCATGAAGCATATTTCGAATAGTCATGCCGTGGCTGACAATCAATACATTATGATTCGTATCTCTGTGTTGATTCACTACTTTTAGAAGTCCTTTTTCAACACGTAACCAAAACTCCATAAAGTTTTCCCCAAGGTGATCAGGGTCCAGCTCTTTCAGACCATTAAGTTCTTCTTGGATATTTCTTCCACCTAAGTCGTCAAAGTTTCTTTGAAGTTTTTTATACAACTCGCTCCATAAGTCGTTCGCAGATTTTCCTTCTAAGCTTCCAAAGAAAACTTCGCGAAATTCTGGCATCATTTCAATAGTGAGGTTATCACGGTTGGGATGGTTTTTAAGAAATAGTTGGGCAGTTTCAACGGTTCTACGCAAGTCACTAGTATAGACGGCGTCAAAATGAACATCTCGCATTCCTAAACCAGAACGAATAGCATCAAGGCGACCTTCTTTAGTTAGAGGAGTATCAGACCATCCTTGCATTAAATTGTAGCGGTTAAAGACGGTTTCTCCATGTCGCATAAAATATAAAGTTACCCCTTTTTTCGTCATAAAAAGACCTCCGTTCTTGTTCTTTATTCTATTGTAAACTGATTTTTAAAAAATTGCTAATTTAAAATGAAGAATTACCAAGAAAAAATCCGATTCCCACACAACAGAGACCCCCAATTAGACTTACAATCATATAAAGAATCGCAAGGAGAGTATTACCATTTTGGATTAACTGAAGGGAATCTAAACTGAATGTTGAAAAAGTAGTAAATCCACCACAGACTCCAGTAATTAAAAGCCACTGATCTCCTTCAAACCAATGTCCCTGTTGGAATTTAGCACTTAAATATCCGATGGCAAGCGAACCTAATAAATTAATTAGTAGTGTTTTTAATGGAAATTCATGTTGGAAAGGAAGTTGAGATAGTAAATAACGTAGAATTGCCCCAATCGCTCCACCAATTCCGACAAAAAGTAATGACATAGTATCCTTCTTTCTAATTTGAATATATTCATTATACCTGTTTTTTGCAAAAAATAAAAAGCTGGAGTAAATCCAGCTTTTACTTTATTTAAAGAATAGACTTCCAAGAACAATAATTCCGAGTGCAATTCGGTACCAACCAAACGCTTGGAAATCGTGTTGTTTGATGTATTTTAATAAGAATTTAATTACGAATAGTGAAACAACAAATGAAACAACTGATCCAACTACTAAAATAATAAATTCAGCAAATGAATAGTGGAATCCAAATTTTAATAGTTTTAATCCACTAGCACCAAACATAATTGGAATCCCCATGAAGAATGAAAATTCAGTAGCGATTGAACGACTTGTTCCAACAAGTAAACCACCAAGGATGGTTGATCCAGAACGGCTAGTGCCTGGTACAAGAGCTAAACATTGGAAAAGTCCAATTTTAATAGCCGTCAAAATGTCTAACTCTTTAAAGCTTTTAATTTTCGGCTCGATATTTTTGTGTTGTCTTTCGATGTAAATGAAAGCAACCCCGTATACAATTAAAGCAAGTGCTATAATGATTGGTTTATTAAAATATTCATCCATAAAGTCATTTAAAATGAATCCTAGAATAACGGCTGGGATACATCCGATAATCACTTTCTTCCAAAGATCAATGGTTTCAATGAATTCTTTACGTTTCTTATTTTTTGCAAATGGATTTAATTTGTTGAAATAAACAAGGACAACCGCCAATATGGCACCAAGTTGAATGACAACATTAAACATCTCTAGGAATTTAGCAGAAACGTCTAATTGAATAATCTCGTTCACTAAAATTAAATGACCTGTACTACTAATTGGTAGCCATTCAGTAACGCCTTCGATAATTCCTAAAATAATAGTTTTAATAATCTCTATAAGATTAAGCATTTTTCCACTCCTTTATAAAGTCTGCTAACAACGATTATACTGCTTTCTGGCAAGGATTACCACAATAAAGAAGAAAGTCTCTTCAAAAAAAGAAGAGACTTAAAATTGATTACTATTGCGGAACGACACAAACCACTTCAGGAGCGTAGAAGTCTTTTTGAAGAAGTGTGAGTTCACCAGTTTCTAAGTCGCGTTTAAATAGCGTTAAGTTGTCTGATTCTTGGTGTCCAACAACGACATAAGCTTCATCATTACTTAAGTGGAAATCACGAGGCACCGAACCATAACTTTCGATTGTTTGTACGAGAGTGAGTAATCCGCTTGATGCATCTACTGAGAAAGTGTATAACGCGTCAAAGCCTCGGTTTGAGGCATAAACAAAACGTCCGTCGCGGGTGAGATGAATAGCGCCTCCCCAAGCTTGTTGATCTTCAGTTGTTAATGCTATCTTGTCTAAGTTTCTAAAAGTTCCATTTTTGTTATTGTAAGAGAGTACTTCTACAGTTGCGTCTAGTTCGCAAATCAGATAAGCAATAGGAAGTGTTGGATGGAATGCAAGGTGACGAGGACCACTTCCAGCTTTTGTCTTATACTGTGCGACTTCTTCTAAGCCTTCTGCTGTACGTTTATATGTAAATACAGTATCGATTCCTAAGTCACATACCACAATCCATTTTTCATCTGGAGTGTAATCTGTATAGTGAACATGTGGAGCTGTTTGATTTTCATGAATGCTAGATCCTGAATGCACTTTTTTATCGACAAAAGAAATCGAATGATTTTTATTATCATAATGGTATAGTTCTATAAAACCTCCGTGATAGTTTGCAGTTAGTAAATCATGCGAACGCTCATTATATCGGATATAGCAAGGAACGGCTTGTTGATCGTAGAATGATGATAAACGTTTGACTGGAGAGGTGAGGGTAAGGTTTGCAGTGACTCCTGCATCCTTGTGCTCTTTTCCAACTGCAAAAAGTAGATGATTCTCTTTTGAATAATATAAGTAGGTTGGATTTTCTAGTGCTGCTTCTAAAGTCAGGTTTTCTAATTGTTCAGTCTCTTTATTCAAAATTACAGAGTAAACACCTTTACTTTCTCTTTTGGTATAAGTTCCTAAATAAAATTTTTCTTTCATGAGATTTCCTCCATGTCACAAGATAAAATAATTATACAATTTTTTCTAAAATCTAATCAAATGTTAATCATAGACGGAGAAAATATGATACACTAGAGGAAAATGTGATAAGGAGGAATCTTATGGATAATAAACCAGAAAACCAAGGAAAGACATGGTTTTGGAGATGGTTTTTAGATAATCAGCTAGTGAGCGGTCTTTTAATCTTATCATTACTACTCATTAATTTAATTTTATTTTCTCAAACGTCTTATTTATTTAATCCGTTAAAAGACTTTATTTCGGCAATTGGAGTTCCTGTTGCTTGTGGAGCAGTAATTTATTATTTAGTAAAACCGATTTATGATTATTTGCTGAATAAAAAGGTTCCAAAGGGAATTGCTATTTTATTAGTAATGGTTGGCGTAATTGTTATTTTTATTATGATTATTACCAGCCTCGTTCCAATTATTCAAAAGCAATTATTAGATTTAGTATCACAACTGCCATACTATTATCAAATTATTAGTGAGCAAGTTGAAAAATTCATGCAGACTGGCTTCTTTGAAACGATTCAAGAGCAATTCAACAAGATTAACACTGATTTTATTCAATCAATTACAGAACGATTAAATGGAATTTTGAATTTTACTTTTAGCGGTATAGGTAGTGTTGTAGGAATTATTGGGGATATCGTAATTACGATAATGACAATGCCAGTAATTCTTTATTACCTTCTCAAAGACGGAAATAAAGTGATTCCATTTGTGACTAGAATGTTTCCAACACGATCTCAACACAAGATTAGTGTGATGTTAAATGAAATGAATCAACAAGTGAGTTCTTATATCCGTGGACAAATTACAGTTGCTATCTGTGTTGGATTTACTTATATTATTGGATATACGCTTATTGGATTACCTTACGGAGTTACTATAGGGATGATAGCAGGTCTTCTAACAATTATTCCTTATTTAGGATCTATAATTGGGTTGACGCCAGCTTTAATTATTGGTTTTGTTACCAATCCTACTCTAGCACTCCACGTATTTTTGGTTTTTGTTATTGAACAATTAATTGAAAGTCGTGTCTTACAACCTTTAATTTTAGGATCATCATTAAAAATGCATCCTGTAACAATTTTGATTATTTTACTGGCTGCTGGAAAGATGTTTGGACTTGTTGGGTTATTAATAGCTGTCCCAGTCTATGCAGTGGTTAAAGTATTCATTACGCATTTCTTTGCGTGGTATAAGGAATACTCTGGTCTGTACTACAATGATAAAGTTGAAGAAGTACAGATTGAAGAATAAACTTCCGAATCTCTCTTACAAAACGTATTGTTAAGTAAGGGAGGTTTTTTTATGCTTTATATTTTCATTGCACTAATGGGTGCTTCTATTGGAAGTTTTATCAATGTTGTTAGTGTTCGACTAAACAATGGAGAAAATTTTATATCTACAAGATCTCATTGTCCAAGTTGTGGACATATTCTTCACTTTTGGGATTTAATTCCAATTTTCTCTTATCTTTATCTTAGAGGATGTTGTCGCTACTGCCATCATAAAATTGGGGGACGTTATTATTTTATTGAAGTATTCGTCTCTTTATTATTTATTTTGGTAGCTCTATTAAAAGGTCCGCTAGATATCTTAGGAT
This Granulicatella adiacens ATCC 49175 DNA region includes the following protein-coding sequences:
- a CDS encoding histidine phosphatase family protein: MTKKGVTLYFMRHGETVFNRYNLMQGWSDTPLTKEGRLDAIRSGLGMRDVHFDAVYTSDLRRTVETAQLFLKNHPNRDNLTIEMMPEFREVFFGSLEGKSANDLWSELYKKLQRNFDDLGGRNIQEELNGLKELDPDHLGENFMEFWLRVEKGLLKVVNQHRDTNHNVLIVSHGMTIRNMLHELIPDFQLSELIGNASLNIVEYSEGKFNLKALNQTNHFALRKEAKDDEFSFIPIKMRDY
- the crcB gene encoding fluoride efflux transporter CrcB, which codes for MSLLFVGIGGAIGAILRYLLSQLPFQHEFPLKTLLINLLGSLAIGYLSAKFQQGHWFEGDQWLLITGVCGGFTTFSTFSLDSLQLIQNGNTLLAILYMIVSLIGGLCCVGIGFFLGNSSF
- a CDS encoding undecaprenyl-diphosphate phosphatase, translated to MLNLIEIIKTIILGIIEGVTEWLPISSTGHLILVNEIIQLDVSAKFLEMFNVVIQLGAILAVVLVYFNKLNPFAKNKKRKEFIETIDLWKKVIIGCIPAVILGFILNDFMDEYFNKPIIIALALIVYGVAFIYIERQHKNIEPKIKSFKELDILTAIKIGLFQCLALVPGTSRSGSTILGGLLVGTSRSIATEFSFFMGIPIMFGASGLKLLKFGFHYSFAEFIILVVGSVVSFVVSLFVIKFLLKYIKQHDFQAFGWYRIALGIIVLGSLFFK
- a CDS encoding lactonase family protein — its product is MKEKFYLGTYTKRESKGVYSVILNKETEQLENLTLEAALENPTYLYYSKENHLLFAVGKEHKDAGVTANLTLTSPVKRLSSFYDQQAVPCYIRYNERSHDLLTANYHGGFIELYHYDNKNHSISFVDKKVHSGSSIHENQTAPHVHYTDYTPDEKWIVVCDLGIDTVFTYKRTAEGLEEVAQYKTKAGSGPRHLAFHPTLPIAYLICELDATVEVLSYNNKNGTFRNLDKIALTTEDQQAWGGAIHLTRDGRFVYASNRGFDALYTFSVDASSGLLTLVQTIESYGSVPRDFHLSNDEAYVVVGHQESDNLTLFKRDLETGELTLLQKDFYAPEVVCVVPQ
- a CDS encoding AI-2E family transporter — protein: MDNKPENQGKTWFWRWFLDNQLVSGLLILSLLLINLILFSQTSYLFNPLKDFISAIGVPVACGAVIYYLVKPIYDYLLNKKVPKGIAILLVMVGVIVIFIMIITSLVPIIQKQLLDLVSQLPYYYQIISEQVEKFMQTGFFETIQEQFNKINTDFIQSITERLNGILNFTFSGIGSVVGIIGDIVITIMTMPVILYYLLKDGNKVIPFVTRMFPTRSQHKISVMLNEMNQQVSSYIRGQITVAICVGFTYIIGYTLIGLPYGVTIGMIAGLLTIIPYLGSIIGLTPALIIGFVTNPTLALHVFLVFVIEQLIESRVLQPLILGSSLKMHPVTILIILLAAGKMFGLVGLLIAVPVYAVVKVFITHFFAWYKEYSGLYYNDKVEEVQIEE